The stretch of DNA cagaagtgtcagaagaaaagtgtaaatttcctgaagccttcactatctatttatagcattccactagggttaggtttgaattatttggccttaaaataatgaaaatatcagagggaaaaccctactaaagtggccggccatgcaaggtggatttgggcctcactttttgcaattttgcagttttatcttttctgcatctgattttctcaaaaacgtcaattttcaaattcaaccatttaaatgacaattctaactatttaataactataaataattattaaataatattgtcatttattatatttattaattgaaccataaaaagtatcataattaacaaatatgcccctaaaactctttctttacaatttcgcccttacttagtgaaaaattcacaaatagacatagtctaatttgagaattataattgattaatcaaaaccaattacatgagtcttacaagcaatattatctcaactagtgcggggaccatgggtctatataaccgagcttccaataagtagatcaagaatttagcactaaaattcactaacttattaattcttcgttgaatccatgcatagaacttagaattgcactctcagtatatagaatgctctatatgttccaccatatagacacatcattagttatccattgttataatcctaatttgatcactgatcctctatatgaatgatctacactgtaaagggattaaattaccgttacaccctacaatgtatttatttcttaaaacacttgaccccgtataaatggtatttcagcttatgtgaaatgagtactccaccatttatgttcgtttggtcaagctcgaaggagatcatcctttgcttactattcgccagatagaagctatagattccatgtttatgatagcactcccactcaattgcactaccgtgttcccaaaatgtatgtttcaccctgacctaaaagtaggcttaactaacaaatcaaagaacacgaatagcctttcaagattgagcctaatcatatcaggattaagatcatttgatctaggatcaactaggtgatattgacttgaatagatattacggtaagtttaataaatctaagtcaaagttcaatatcggtcccttccgatgcatactccatgcatccaacctgagctttactttaaccaatgctctggaaagaacatagcacttctccaaatgcaagtaaactctgttgtagattatcatatcagtaaaaccctatgtctgataaatctaggaaactttattcacatagtcatgtttactttccaatgtgttgacagcacaataaacaggatcaagtatgtgaaaagggtttcagatgaatttatacattatgtacatataatcatgaaataaatcatgtgaaccatgcaacattaaatgttatttctgatctatattaataagtaaatctgattatattgaaatgagttttatttagggcataaaacccaacagttatgACATTCTAAAAGAAATACTTGCTCCAATATTTTCTAAAAgggtatgattttttttttctgttattattgtattgtttaTCTTTTATTGATATCATTGATaagttgtgttttttttttttctctgttgCATTTAGTCTAGTTTTGATAGGTTTGCGAAAGGATTCTACTACTACAATGTtagcctttagaggcagttttttcaaccccatttataaaaagggaagctaaagggtgtgaaaatacccgctatgttcgaaattgacatttagaggcggttttttgataaaaaccgtaggtataaaattgcattataccatttagagacggttggaaattaatttttttttttttttctgaattaccctatgccgtcggttccttcataggaaccgacggcatagggtactaCGTAAACGACACGTGTACCACATGCGTCGCGTCGGTTCTATGGAAAggccgacgccatagggtcgatCAGACTATAACCCTTTTGCTCGACCTTCCTTCTTCCTCCCCACTTCACTCAGCAACCCAGAAAAACCAGAGACCCATTTCTCTCAGCCAAAACCCTCGCCTCCACCACCTTCTCCCCACCCTATCTCCctcatttctcaaccatttcagcccattttttttttaaaatcctccattttcgatacttaataacatacacctaaaaagttctgattttttagcctctaaaagtgtcatccgaacccaaatagtaaactttgggtgtgaaatccggccacccatttttgttgagaaattgttcaatctcaacctcgtttaaggtataaatattgcttattcttattgtattatgtatattgttttattttatgtttttgtaaattattatttgagtttttttttattttattagtaatattattgtgttttatgtgtatagtgtcgggattttttacggtggtcgtcggattgcggttattaggtaataatttataccacaatgtatagtatatatatgtatttgtatattttattgaatatttgtatataatgtgtgtatatattgtgtgtgtatatagtgtgtgtatattttttatgaaaataaattttgtaattgtattttatatattttttgcaatgtatatttattgtgaataaaatgacattggagggattttattagtttcaaaaaaaaaaattagtttagaaataaaaattttaaaatggaattagtgtgtgatataattttattttttgagataatagtgtgagatataattgattatatatatgtatgtataatttagtaactaagtaacttgttacaattttttataactagttataagttatgaaataattaattttgtaatttcgttgtatttctttatattataggggttcggcataattttgtgtgtagcgtatttgggcttgcaattataggtatatacttttactaactttttcttaatatataattaattatcaatgcatgttagttgagtttgaatatcttaaatattcatccgtagtgaagtaggttacgCGAATACATGTCTTGCGGTCGGAGGGGTGGATTAATTTTGTAGTGTTTATCTgtgttgtttgttattttaggcacttgtaaaatttttgggaacgtccaattacggTAGTTATCttccgaaatttcggtagaattaggataaatcttactaaaaccattcataatatagttaattataacatagtaataagaagttaggtcacataaaaaataataatattcacatttatgaaaactttttaattttaccaacattataatcaactaaacaacctaataacatgaactaatgtaaaacgaaaatttgagtaatttttagattaatatgaataaattgtgtgagagacttagttagttacattgtgtaattagtaactagatataattagttactaaataaattaacaaaataaacatataaaatccttctttttttatttttttctttcatttgagaggttcaatgtggatttttatttttcaaagaaaataaagagcaaaagttaattaaaaggggaaaatattagttaatacctttattgctttaccaaaaatttttcccctcaattttatttattaaaaatatttaacattttaataacattctaatcaacaaaacaacctaataatatgaactaatctaaaacgagaatttaagtaatttataaattaatatgaataaattgtgagaaacttagttagttacattgtgtaattagtaactagttataattagttactacaTACTGAGATTTTTTTCTTAGGATTTTcgttatggataaatcatggatgcgtgaggagagagacacactgcAATTTCAAGTAGGGTTTGATGCATTTATAGAGTTTGccctaaaaaattctaaaaatctCGAACGTATTCATTGTCCATGTGTAGATTAttgtaatgtatctaaagggaatattacaatgattaaggaccatgtgtatttacgaggtttcaatagaagttatactaattggtattaccatggcgaacatttacctaatgatccatatccattaggaaagcgTGGAGTAGATGATATTGAGGGTAATAATTTCGATGATCATCCATTGGACTTGCTTGACAAAGCACATGgggaatttcttaatgatcctgaAAAATTCGATAATTCTCTTAGTGATGTACATAAACCGTtgttcgatggttgtaaaaaactaagattaccaatAGTGGTAAAGTTATACAACATCAAAGCAGAAAATAGAGTGGGCGATAAATGTTTAACTCAATTTTCTACTACTTTTAAAGATATCTTTCTATTTGACAATAATCTACAAATGAAGTGAAAAAGACTTTAAATTCCATAGGATTgaattatgaaaaaattcatgcatgtccgaacgattgcattttatatcgtaaggaatatgcagacatgaattattgcccgacttgcggtttatcccgccataaagtaaacaagagtaaggagaataggaaacttatccccaaaaaagtgatgtggtacatgcctttgattcgCGGCgaaacgattatatcgtagtgcGAGAACATTcgaaaatttgatttggcatgagaTCAAAAGAGTGAAAGATAGAAAACTTAAACATCCTACAGAttcccaagcttggaaaaaagtaaactacataaACCACGAATTCAAATGCGaaccaagacacattcgtcTCGGTACGTACgcggatggagtaaatccatatagatctctaagtagtcgtcatagttcatggctttgtcttcctagttatgtacaatcttcctccctggttagtgatgaagaggaaatttaacatgctttctttaatgatatcaggcccgcaacaacctggacataatatcgatgtatatttggaaccattgattgacgatttaatagaattgtatgagaacggggttcaggtctatgatggttttaaaaagaattttttaatcgAAAATTTGTGTTGTTGTGGTGTCGGTGATTTCCCTGCTTATAGTAATTTATCGAGGCTTAAGCACAAAAGGTTACGAAGGTTGTCCGATTTGTTGCACTAACACATCGGCTCGTCGCTTGGCAAATGGACAcaagatgtgttatatgggtcaCGGACGGTACTTGCACTCGCAAATCATCACGATAGACGGAAGAAGAAAGCATTCGATGAGTACCGAAGAGGGTGATATGGCTCCTTTGCCACTGTACGGgaacaaattctccaacaagttcaacttgtagattttaagtatggaaagacgcaaaaaaataaaaaaactaatggttgttttcaaagaaagtcaatcttctttcgtcttccatattggaaaagtctactagttcgacattgtttggatgtcatgcatattgaaaaaaatgtgtgtgagagtATTATTGGTACCTTACTTGATATTCCCGGCAAAACTAAGGACGGTCTAAATAGTCGTTTAGATCTCGTTGAAATGGGTATACGACAATCTACGGCACCCGAGAAGAAAGGTGATCGTTTATATTTGCCTCCTGCTTGTTTCACTTTATccaaaaaagagaaacaaaCGGTTTGCAAATCACTTGCAAATATGAAAGTACCGATGGTTACTCGTCTAACATCAAAAACTTGGTGAATGAGGCCGAATTGAAACTAATGGGTACgaaatcacatgattgtcatgcCTTAATGCAACAGCTAGTTCCAATTGCCATTAGATCAGTCTTGCCAAAAAATGTTCGAGAGTGTTTGACAcatgtttgcattttctttaatagCTGTGCGGGAAGGAATTAGAATTGGATAAGTTAGATGCATTACATGAAAATGTAGTCAAAACATTGTGCAACCTGGAAAAGTTTTTTCCGCCATCTTTTTCGACATCATGATCCATTTAATGGTTCATCTAGTGAGAGAAGCAAGGCTGTGTGGGCGGTGTGggcgagatggatgtatccatttgaaagaaatatgaaggtaCTTAAAAGTTATGTGCGTAACCACTATCGGCCGAAGCATGTATGGTTGAGTGCTACATATACGAAGAGGCTGTGGAATTTTGTTCGAGTACATGGCCGGAGTTGAGGCAATAGGAATTAGCAAACCAAGAACGGCCAGATGATGTTGATAGAGGATTAAGGGGCAAAGGGACAATGGTGACGAGTGTCCAAGCTTGAACTAGATCAAGCTCAAGTAGTCGTGATGAACAATAACGCGAGGTTCAATCATATATAACGTAAGTACCTTTTGTTTGATTAACATTACTTAAGTCACGATGAACAATAACTTGATTTATCTTACTTGTTTTACGGTGACCATATGGAGTActgttacaatcaatggttccaagaaatcaaaaaaataaacaaaaatgggttgcagACCAACAGCGTCAAACGTTCATTGGGTGGTTAAGGAATACCATTATAGCAAAGTTGAACGAACCGAGATCATGGAGTATCTGATGTGTTGAGTCGTATTGCCCTTGGACCAACTTTTGCGGTTGCAAAGCATGAAGCGTACATTGTAAGGGGTAAACGTTTTCATACAAAGTCAAGAGATGATGCTCGAGAGGTTCAAAATAGTGGTATACGTATCGTCGCAGAAACTATGCACTTTGCAAGTGCAAAAGATAGAAACCATGTTTTAGGTACTATGACGTATTACGGGGTCATTGAAGAAATATGGGAGCTCAATTATTTTGCGTTCAGAATTCCACTTTTTAAGTGTTCTTGGGTTGACAACAACGTTGGAGTAAAAACTGACGAGCTTggttttactttggttgatttaagtaagagaggaagcaagaatgatccattcatcatggctagccaagcaactcaagttttttacatttacgatccggctaatgataaatggtctattgttttatcgacaccgagagaggaggttcttagaggcgaagaggatgaggagaatgctgacttatgttacgatgacttcattgttggacaaccaattcatgagcaactcatgggaattgatcgtaacattgaggaagacgacgctgaatacattagaaacgatatcaatgagggaatatgggtcaattgtgattcaggcaaacataaacaaaaaaagaaaagaaaacgtgtctaattggtaacttgatatatagcttactttatattgtggttgtgaatggtcctgaatacttaacaatttgtttatgcttttaatatttcatatacactacttgttatatatgtagctaactttgaagtttgtttgttaatggtgtagacatggcgaactcagaatcaggatctgattcgggagcagaaaatgagtgtccaaccacaatacctacacgagggccgacgcaaatgaatgaaatatccaaactaatggatcagggcaaaagagtggccctcgaagTTAATGATAAAGGTCAATGCGTGGAAAAAGCTACgcgaagctcgtatccactACGGGAGTCGGATGTCGGCGGACAATAGGGTTGGcttataaaaattggaaagaagtcaaccagactctgaaaaataaagtttggaaagacattcaggtaagctattatttgttagaattttgatttgtttttctattactccaaatgttgactctaaccgtgtttgttttccttcaaaatagacggggttcattgtgcggacaccttcaaacatgattgtctcatcctaggcaggaagttaatgaaagacttcaagaataggatgacaaaagacatcataatgcccgcgttgaaagagaatgatGCGGGACGACCGGCACAAGTCCACGAAAAGCACCGGAGATCGACGCTGCTgattggtgcaaatttgttgaaagtagactaactcctgaatttctggtacgctaattatattaacactaagataaactcttaaatacaagtacatgtatctaatgtatttttttggcattgtaggaattgagtaaggtgcaacgtgaacgttcctcaaaaattcaatccagacatcgaagtggtcggagtgggatggtgaacgtacgggaagctgtggtaagtaatactaaaaatttaatgtgctataatgtgctatacaatttaattggtactcatttcattgttataacgttatgtagaaaaaggacctcgaagttgcgagatcctccccgccaccgtgtttggattaaatctcgcaccaagagtagaaaacttgtcactgattacgacaaggaaattgccgagaagatagtaagtatatattaattcatatactaattgcttgaatatataattcaattagagttagtgtatataattcatatactaattgcttgaatatatgcgtgcattaggctcgattagaggagaagcttagtcgGGGACAAATTCGGGTCCggggccaaaacgatatcctcacgcgggcgctcgggacaccgcagcatcctggacgtgtcagggctgctgggtatgctattacttcaaatgttatttatttagttacacaaatgaaatcgttgctaatttgcattttatgatttgtaggttcctgaccagggcatctcaactgttcggcaggaagaaaagggaagtgtccgatgttgtggctcggcaagcgaaggagattgaacaattaaaagccgaagtccaatcccttaagcgGCGGAGgaacgctgccgaacaagaggaagaaggagaggtggctggtgaggcgtatgttccacaaccatacgctcctcgggatgaggtacaaccacaaatttaTCTTTGAGGAGTtcatttccctcaacgaccaaggtatcctatacaattttgatgaccatgcggcccttaatcagcaagtacatctctgctctgacaacatcgacaatattgtggcccgagggtatttgtacgagcatgtgggtgagatcaaagttcactgccaggattacgatgattcacatgctcgGATCATGGTTTCGGAAATCCCGCAAGAGGACGGCGAAATCCCGGTCCCACTTGAAGAGTTCggatatgttagggacgtgtaccggatgttccttccttggcctaaacacttaattttaacaaccgaggtaacttctcatttgaaattaattattaatgattagtggagtttgaatatcttcaatattcatccgtagtgaagtaggttacgCGAATATATGTCtttgcggtgggatggatgaacaaactacgttatatatgtgttatttgtcgttatacggccatgttcaaaatttttgggatcattcaattacaaccgttagTTATCTttagaaatttcggtagaaattagataaaatttgatatatatatatatattatgttctgttttgtttagggtccactcgctcaaccgccctcaagacgtgatgcgtcaaaggggaaagctccgatgctttctccacaaagccgtggtgcacgggaagatgagttgttcacggaagagaagatggcgttgatccctaattcgctgaaatggatgattcatgaattcctaaggctcaaagataaacgtgatataatcacaatttctgtcccccgaggattcattgcaccgcgtacccagatcattttatctggagaggatttgcgaCGAGGTTGCTACGTGTAACTACATCGGCAACCGGGGAATcttgtttggaatgatgtatactcttctttaatctaattaaccttatatcaaattatagttaaattattataaggcactaacactttttttggcgagcacatatgggagagcatcaacggtacgagaaaaattttcaagttttacgacccggaagcttctcacagtgcatgggatcagcgatgaagaacagagtcagtcttttgacgatgcggcaagacgattggctaattggttatcattaatgaacagcaaccaccaaatgttctttattccttggaatatcgggtaaactttattaaattctttagtgctaattgttcatttctatattatgtcttcaaattatttttatactatcttacttatattccaatataattttctaggatgcattggacgctagtggtggttgcgccaaagaaaattatccatttaaaccctctaaaaggccgcccaattcccgaagaaatagaacaaatgatcggaaggtaattatttaatgacttcttatgtaacgaatttaaattaactaacgaattgaaatgctaatataatttttccaaacagggcattcatgtatataggggacgcacatcagtatcttggcccgtggcaaggaattgcacaagcaaactgtccaagacaacctaaaagccaagaatgcggtttttatgttttgaaatatatgactgacatcgtcgcacgtgccaaccccaaccgttacataatagaagatcaaaaagctgtaagttttaattattgatcatcgtatataaattttataataacaaatatataatatacatatacataaactaatataaatttttaatttttttaacagtttgggggtaagaagcaatacgatccaaaaacagaaattttaccactacagcgaaagtggatcgaacaattgatggcggtgattcacggtgacgattgaggttcaaaggtcgaagaatttttcttcattatgtaatttttatagattaacttgtaattagatttattaacttattaatatttttaactaattttacatgtttgtgtaatatttaattatttttatgaaatcaaattatgtttttacccaaatttaattactatttaatttaaaatgtaattaatatataattaaattaaataaatatgtaatttaaaatttaaataaatatgtaatttaaattaaataaatatgtatataaattaataaatataaaattaaaataatataattaaattaaaaaaaaaatgaaaaaaactgaaatctgaggagttttggcgtcggttcctacgccacatatggcgtcggttattggctaggaaccgacgccatatgtacccctatggcgtcggttc from Cannabis sativa cultivar Pink pepper isolate KNU-18-1 chromosome 2, ASM2916894v1, whole genome shotgun sequence encodes:
- the LOC133033995 gene encoding uncharacterized protein LOC133033995, with the translated sequence MNSNHQMFFIPWNIGMHWTLVVVAPKKIIHLNPLKGRPIPEEIEQMIGRAFMYIGDAHQYLGPWQGIAQANCPRQPKSQECGFYVLKYMTDIVARANPNRYIIEDQKAFGGKKQYDPKTEILPLQRKWIEQLMAVIHGDD